The following are encoded together in the Insulibacter thermoxylanivorax genome:
- a CDS encoding KamA family radical SAM protein produces the protein MAQPKYITSIDKVEGLSQEERDKLRPITEKYVFRANDYYLGLINWDDPNDPIRKLVIPNEGELKEYGRWDASDEVTNYVVPGCQHKYRTTALLIVSEVCGSYCRYCFRKRLFRKDVKEAMADVTPGIEYIKQHPEINNVLLTGGDSLILATKKLRMIIEALREIDHVKIIRLGSKMPVFNPMRIYEDEELLDLIREYSTPEKRIYVMAHVNHPRELTPQALRAFEALYQAGAIVVNQSPVLRGINDDPVVLGELLDKLSWAGVTPYYFFINRPVAGNSDFVLPLKDVYRIVEEAKARTSGLGKRVRLAMSHTSGKIEILAIENGKAYLKYHQSRDDEYGKFMVLDCPDDATWFDDLPGSENMWKRPEKKTDEVVSADELPDIPIASGK, from the coding sequence ATGGCTCAACCGAAGTACATCACGAGCATCGACAAAGTTGAAGGTCTCTCCCAAGAGGAGAGAGACAAACTGCGTCCCATTACGGAAAAATATGTTTTCCGCGCGAACGATTACTATCTCGGATTGATCAATTGGGATGATCCGAACGATCCAATTCGCAAGCTCGTCATTCCGAACGAAGGTGAGCTCAAGGAGTACGGCAGATGGGATGCCTCCGATGAAGTGACCAACTATGTCGTTCCAGGCTGTCAGCACAAATACCGCACGACAGCATTGCTGATCGTATCGGAGGTCTGCGGATCGTACTGCCGATATTGCTTCCGTAAGCGTCTGTTCCGCAAAGACGTCAAAGAAGCGATGGCCGATGTGACCCCAGGTATCGAATACATCAAGCAGCATCCAGAGATCAATAACGTCCTGCTGACAGGCGGCGACAGCTTGATCCTGGCTACGAAGAAGCTGCGCATGATCATCGAAGCGCTGCGCGAGATCGATCATGTGAAGATCATTCGCCTCGGCTCGAAGATGCCTGTCTTCAATCCGATGCGGATCTACGAGGATGAAGAGCTCTTAGACCTCATCCGCGAATACTCGACGCCGGAGAAGCGGATCTACGTGATGGCTCACGTCAACCATCCGCGCGAGCTTACACCGCAAGCACTGCGCGCATTTGAGGCCCTTTATCAAGCAGGCGCTATCGTCGTGAACCAGTCGCCGGTTCTTCGGGGCATCAACGATGATCCCGTCGTCTTAGGTGAGCTGCTCGACAAACTTTCTTGGGCAGGCGTGACGCCGTACTATTTCTTCATCAATCGCCCTGTAGCTGGTAACTCTGACTTCGTACTGCCGCTTAAGGACGTCTATCGCATCGTAGAGGAAGCGAAGGCTAGAACATCCGGTCTCGGCAAGCGGGTTCGCTTAGCGATGAGCCATACATCCGGTAAGATCGAGATCCTTGCGATCGAGAACGGCAAGGCCTATCTGAAGTATCACCAGTCCCGCGATGACGAGTACGGGAAGTTCATGGTGCTCGACTGCCCGGATGACGCGACCTGGTTCGACGATCTGCCCGGCAGCGAGAACATGTGGAAGCGTCCTGAGAAGAAGACCGACGAGGTCGTATCCGCAGACGAATTGCCGGATATTCCGATCGCTTCCGGTAAGTAA
- a CDS encoding mechanosensitive ion channel family protein, giving the protein MEWIRDWLLQFNMDPDTVTTLTYIVMSVLIILLCVVANLITKKIVLKILAHVIKRNRFTWDDKLLERKVFQRLSHLVPAMIIFHFAPLYLGYQPLIEKAAFVYMIIVIMLVVNSFLSALHDIYLTYEISKVRPIKGFVQVVKIILFFIGSIVLIATLLDKNPLLLLSGLGALSAVLMLIFQNSILGFVAGVQLTANNMVRVGDWIEMPKHNADGDVVEITLTTVKVQNWDKTITMIPAAAFITDSFKNWRGMHETGGRRIKRSIYIDVASIRFCTDEMIERFKKIHYLKDYVESKEREIEEYNRENNIDPSSVVNGRRMTNIGTYRVYIQNYLQNHPKIHKGLTCMVRQLAPGEYGLPLEIYCFTSDTRWPVYEAIQADIFDHIFAVAPEFGLRIFQNPTGHDMRHMLLEEGAVRERG; this is encoded by the coding sequence ATGGAATGGATCAGGGATTGGCTTCTGCAATTTAATATGGATCCGGATACAGTGACGACCCTCACGTACATCGTGATGTCCGTCCTGATCATCCTGCTCTGTGTAGTGGCTAATCTCATCACGAAGAAGATCGTACTGAAGATTCTGGCCCATGTGATCAAGAGGAACAGGTTTACCTGGGATGATAAGCTACTGGAACGCAAAGTTTTTCAAAGGCTGTCCCATCTCGTGCCGGCGATGATCATCTTCCATTTCGCACCTCTGTATCTAGGGTATCAGCCGCTGATTGAGAAGGCTGCTTTTGTTTATATGATCATAGTGATCATGCTGGTGGTGAACTCATTCTTAAGTGCTTTGCACGATATCTATCTTACATATGAGATTTCCAAAGTCCGGCCGATCAAGGGTTTTGTCCAAGTGGTGAAGATCATCTTATTCTTCATCGGTTCGATCGTTCTCATCGCTACGTTGCTTGACAAGAATCCGCTGCTTCTGTTAAGCGGTCTGGGCGCATTGTCTGCGGTGCTGATGCTGATCTTCCAAAACTCGATCCTGGGATTCGTGGCCGGCGTGCAGCTGACTGCCAATAACATGGTACGCGTCGGCGATTGGATCGAGATGCCCAAGCACAACGCTGACGGCGACGTCGTCGAGATCACTCTGACAACGGTGAAGGTGCAGAACTGGGATAAGACGATCACGATGATCCCCGCGGCAGCATTTATCACGGATTCGTTTAAGAACTGGCGGGGTATGCACGAGACAGGAGGACGGCGGATTAAGCGTTCGATCTACATCGATGTGGCGAGTATCCGCTTCTGTACCGATGAGATGATCGAGCGGTTTAAGAAGATCCATTATCTTAAGGATTACGTGGAAAGCAAGGAGCGGGAGATCGAGGAGTATAACAGAGAGAATAACATCGATCCTTCCAGTGTAGTGAATGGAAGAAGGATGACGAATATCGGGACCTATCGGGTCTATATCCAGAACTACCTGCAGAATCATCCGAAGATTCATAAGGGCTTGACCTGTATGGTGAGACAATTGGCCCCGGGTGAATACGGTTTGCCTCTAGAGATCTACTGCTTCACCAGTGATACGCGCTGGCCGGTGTATGAAGCGATTCAAGCGGATATCTTCGACCATATCTTCGCCGTAGCTCCGGAATTCGGTTTGCGCATCTTCCAGAACCCAACCGGGCATGATATGCGCCATATGCTGTTGGAAGAAGGAGCGGTTCGGGAGCGGGGTTGA
- a CDS encoding SGNH/GDSL hydrolase family protein has protein sequence MRWLDMKKHQMKILFQGDSITDGGRGRNEDPNHILGHSYAALIAAKLGHEYAEYQPVFINRGISGDRVSDLYARWNEDAISLQPDLISILIGVNDAWRIMDGLPHGATDRFERAYRHLLAETREVLPNTALVLCEPFILNVGAPAANWPEWKAKLDYYSEVVRGLSKEFNTVFVPLQSVFDEAAQRVEPSYWLWDGVHPTYAGHHLIAEQWLKVVRESELDLFF, from the coding sequence ATGAGGTGGTTGGACATGAAGAAGCATCAGATGAAGATTTTGTTTCAAGGAGATTCGATCACAGACGGCGGACGCGGACGCAATGAAGATCCGAATCATATCCTCGGTCACAGCTATGCTGCCCTGATCGCTGCGAAGCTTGGGCATGAATACGCGGAATATCAGCCTGTATTTATCAATAGAGGCATCAGCGGCGACCGCGTCTCTGATCTGTATGCCCGCTGGAATGAGGATGCGATTAGTCTGCAGCCGGATCTCATCAGCATCTTGATCGGCGTGAATGATGCGTGGCGGATCATGGATGGGCTGCCGCATGGAGCGACGGATCGCTTCGAGCGCGCTTATCGCCACCTGCTGGCTGAGACGAGAGAAGTACTGCCGAATACCGCACTTGTCCTTTGCGAACCGTTCATCCTGAACGTCGGCGCCCCGGCAGCGAACTGGCCGGAGTGGAAAGCGAAGCTCGATTACTACAGCGAAGTGGTACGCGGGTTAAGCAAGGAGTTCAACACCGTATTCGTACCGCTGCAATCCGTGTTCGATGAAGCGGCCCAGCGGGTGGAGCCAAGCTATTGGTTATGGGATGGGGTGCATCCAACCTATGCTGGACATCATCTAATCGCGGAGCAGTGGTTGAAAGTTGTTCGAGAGAGCGAGCTGGACTTGTTTTTTTAA
- a CDS encoding ABC transporter permease subunit, giving the protein MKQSIDLQHLLPWIVPVITIAAWQLFGSLGWISTRTMPTPLQVVEAGIRLTWSGELLQSLWVSTRRAAAGLIIGGGIGFFFGILNGTAQLAERLTDSSIQMIRNIPHLALIPLVIVWFGIGEEGKVFLVALGVAFPIYLNTLHGIRSVDPGLIEMGRVYGLSRGNLYRLIILPGAMPSILVGLRYALGIMWLTLIVAETISAKDGIGYMAMNAREFFQLDVVVLCIVLYAFLGKLSDLLTKWLERSWLKWHPHFGKTTANPTP; this is encoded by the coding sequence TTGAAGCAATCCATCGATCTTCAGCATCTCTTGCCATGGATCGTACCAGTCATCACCATCGCAGCCTGGCAGTTGTTTGGAAGTCTAGGGTGGATCTCTACACGAACCATGCCCACTCCTCTCCAGGTTGTGGAGGCCGGCATTCGCTTGACATGGAGCGGAGAACTCCTTCAATCCCTTTGGGTCAGCACGCGAAGAGCTGCTGCCGGATTGATCATCGGAGGCGGGATCGGATTCTTTTTCGGCATCTTGAACGGTACAGCACAATTGGCGGAACGATTAACGGATTCCTCCATTCAGATGATTCGCAACATCCCGCATCTGGCACTTATTCCGCTTGTCATCGTCTGGTTTGGCATCGGCGAGGAAGGCAAGGTCTTCCTCGTCGCCCTCGGTGTCGCTTTTCCCATATACCTAAACACCCTCCATGGAATCCGCAGTGTGGACCCCGGATTGATCGAGATGGGCCGTGTATATGGACTCAGCCGAGGGAATCTATACCGCTTGATCATATTGCCTGGAGCAATGCCCTCGATCCTCGTCGGTTTGCGCTACGCCCTCGGGATCATGTGGTTGACATTGATCGTTGCAGAGACGATCTCAGCCAAGGACGGCATCGGTTATATGGCGATGAATGCCCGCGAATTTTTCCAATTGGATGTGGTCGTATTGTGCATCGTTCTCTATGCTTTTTTGGGCAAATTATCCGATCTCCTAACAAAATGGTTGGAAAGGAGCTGGCTGAAGTGGCATCCCCATTTTGGAAAAACAACCGCAAACCCGACTCCATGA
- a CDS encoding diaminopimelate dehydrogenase → MNAQIKVGIVGYGNLGRGVEAAIAQNPDMHLEAVFTRRDPASIDSKARVERYADLEKYRGQIDVLILCGGSATDLPEQGPQLAAMFNTVDSYDTHARIPEYYAKMDQAARTNGKVSLISTGWDPGLFSLNRVLFEAILPNGDTYTFWGKGVSQGHSDAVRRVPGVKYGVQYTIPNEQAVDRIRSGERPQLTTRERHIRECYIVPEPGADQEAIREAIVTMPHYFADYDTKVHFISEEEMKRDHGAMPHGGIVIRAGNTGHDTAQVAEFKIKLDSNPEFTSSVLVAYARAVYRLAKEGQVGAKTVFDIPIGYLSPKSPEDLRKELL, encoded by the coding sequence ATGAATGCACAGATTAAAGTTGGAATCGTAGGATATGGGAATCTCGGACGGGGAGTGGAGGCGGCGATCGCACAGAATCCGGACATGCATCTGGAAGCCGTGTTCACACGCCGTGATCCTGCTTCCATCGATTCGAAGGCGCGAGTAGAACGATATGCAGATCTAGAAAAATATCGCGGCCAGATCGATGTCCTAATCCTCTGCGGCGGTTCGGCAACGGATCTGCCGGAACAGGGACCGCAGCTGGCAGCGATGTTCAACACCGTGGACAGCTATGATACGCACGCCCGTATTCCCGAGTATTATGCGAAGATGGACCAGGCCGCGCGGACAAACGGCAAGGTCAGTCTCATCTCTACCGGTTGGGATCCGGGGCTGTTCTCCTTGAATCGCGTGTTGTTTGAAGCGATTTTGCCGAATGGTGATACATATACATTCTGGGGCAAAGGGGTCAGCCAAGGCCATTCGGACGCTGTTAGGAGAGTGCCGGGGGTTAAGTACGGCGTTCAATACACGATTCCTAATGAACAAGCGGTCGATCGCATTCGCAGCGGCGAACGCCCGCAGCTGACGACGAGGGAACGGCATATCAGAGAGTGCTATATTGTGCCTGAACCAGGCGCTGATCAGGAGGCGATTCGCGAGGCGATCGTGACGATGCCGCATTACTTTGCGGATTATGATACGAAGGTGCATTTTATCAGCGAAGAAGAGATGAAGCGCGATCATGGAGCGATGCCGCATGGTGGGATCGTGATCCGCGCCGGCAACACGGGCCATGATACCGCGCAGGTGGCGGAATTCAAGATCAAGCTGGACAGCAATCCGGAGTTCACCTCCAGCGTGCTGGTCGCTTATGCGCGTGCAGTATACAGATTGGCTAAGGAAGGCCAGGTCGGCGCGAAGACCGTATTCGATATCCCGATCGGATACCTGTCGCCGAAGTCTCCGGAGGATTTGCGCAAGGAGCTGTTGTAG
- the ssuD gene encoding FMNH2-dependent alkanesulfonate monooxygenase, translating into MHIFWFIPTHGDGRYLGTSNGARAVDGTYMRQIAAAADRLGFEGVLIPTGSSCEDPWIAAASLIPSTKHLKFLVALRPGLMSPTVAARMAATFDRISEGRLLINVVAGGDPVELAGDGLFLDHDTRYELTDEFLHVWRQELKGETVDFNGKHIKIQGGRVLYPPIQQPHPPLWFGGSSPAAMDIAAKHTDVYLTWGEPPADVAAKIREVQSRAEQQGRRVRFGIRLHVIVRETDEEAWEAAENLIKHVDDETIAHAQHIFSRFDSIGQKRMVELHKGDRSKLEISPNLWAGIGLVRGGAGTALVGSPLTIAARMHEYQELGIDTFILSGYPHLEEAYRVADLLFPHLPLARRVKQEPSSISPFGELIANQLRPAPKASLH; encoded by the coding sequence ATGCATATCTTTTGGTTCATCCCCACCCATGGAGACGGACGCTACTTGGGAACTTCTAACGGCGCCCGTGCCGTCGATGGAACATACATGAGGCAGATCGCTGCTGCTGCCGATCGGCTTGGCTTTGAGGGGGTCTTAATCCCGACGGGAAGTTCCTGCGAGGATCCATGGATCGCAGCTGCGTCGCTCATCCCATCCACCAAACACCTAAAATTCCTCGTCGCCCTTCGGCCCGGCTTGATGTCGCCGACGGTCGCCGCGAGAATGGCAGCCACTTTCGACCGCATCTCAGAAGGGCGGCTGCTCATTAATGTCGTAGCCGGAGGAGATCCTGTGGAACTTGCAGGGGACGGCTTATTCCTGGATCACGACACGCGCTATGAATTAACCGATGAATTCCTTCATGTATGGCGGCAGGAGCTGAAGGGGGAAACCGTTGATTTCAACGGCAAGCATATCAAGATCCAAGGAGGACGTGTACTATACCCGCCGATCCAGCAGCCGCATCCGCCCCTGTGGTTTGGCGGTTCTTCGCCGGCAGCGATGGACATTGCCGCCAAACATACCGATGTCTATTTAACTTGGGGCGAACCGCCTGCCGATGTTGCTGCGAAGATCCGCGAGGTGCAAAGCCGCGCGGAACAACAGGGCCGACGGGTGAGGTTCGGCATCCGCCTGCATGTGATAGTCAGAGAGACGGACGAAGAAGCCTGGGAAGCAGCAGAAAATCTGATCAAGCATGTCGATGATGAAACCATCGCACATGCACAGCACATCTTCTCCCGCTTCGACTCCATAGGGCAGAAAAGGATGGTTGAGCTTCACAAAGGAGATCGGAGCAAGCTTGAGATCAGCCCGAACCTCTGGGCGGGCATCGGCCTGGTGCGCGGCGGTGCAGGCACGGCACTGGTCGGAAGTCCGCTGACCATCGCCGCCCGTATGCACGAGTACCAAGAGCTGGGGATCGATACGTTCATCCTATCGGGCTATCCTCATCTCGAAGAAGCTTATCGCGTTGCAGACTTGCTGTTTCCCCACCTGCCGCTCGCCCGCAGGGTCAAACAAGAACCAAGCTCAATCAGCCCCTTCGGCGAATTGATCGCAAACCAGCTGCGTCCGGCACCAAAGGCTTCTTTGCATTGA
- a CDS encoding DHA2 family efflux MFS transporter permease subunit yields the protein MHDTAQSTHRHSTQKDAPKAKPPYLMISILFFGAFVSFLNNSLLNVALPSIMVDLKIDDYSVVQWLVTGYMLISGILIPASAFLITRFKNRSLYITAMSLFTIGTALAALAPNFDFLLAGRMIQAAGSSVMAPLLMNIMLISFPREKRGTAMGVFGLVMVLAPAIGPTLSGYIVQYYNWRLLFEMILPFAILSLILAVWKLKNVMPTRDAHLDYVSVILSVLAFGGLLYGFSSASSVGWNDPIVIAAIVIGSISLIMFVIRQLRVPDPLLDLRTYRYPMFALASVISMVISAAMFSGMILTPAYVQNVRHISPLESGILMLPGAIVMGIMSPITGRLFDRFGPRILALTGLSITTVSTYMLSQLNLESSYTYIMMIYAIRMFGMSMVMMPIMTNGLNQLPTRLNPHGTAINNTVQQVAGSLGTAIFVSIMNSRTASSAEQLMAGVDPLTLTESTIAAIAQQALLRGIQYSFLIAAFVTLAALILSLFVRRVDVSAEAVKKLEEEGSPVESLARS from the coding sequence ATGCATGACACTGCTCAGAGTACTCATCGTCACAGCACGCAGAAGGATGCTCCCAAGGCTAAACCTCCTTATCTGATGATCTCCATCTTGTTCTTCGGAGCCTTCGTATCGTTCCTGAACAATTCCTTGCTGAACGTTGCCCTGCCATCGATTATGGTCGATCTCAAGATCGACGATTATTCCGTCGTTCAATGGCTGGTTACAGGCTATATGTTGATCAGCGGCATCCTGATCCCTGCCTCGGCTTTTCTTATAACTAGGTTTAAGAATCGTTCGCTTTACATTACAGCGATGTCCCTGTTCACGATCGGCACAGCGCTCGCTGCATTAGCGCCGAACTTCGATTTTCTGCTCGCCGGACGCATGATCCAGGCTGCCGGATCCTCCGTGATGGCGCCGCTCTTGATGAATATCATGTTGATCAGCTTCCCGCGGGAGAAACGCGGTACAGCGATGGGCGTCTTCGGCTTGGTGATGGTTCTCGCTCCGGCGATTGGACCTACGCTCTCCGGATACATCGTACAATATTACAATTGGCGCCTGTTGTTCGAGATGATCCTGCCTTTTGCCATTCTATCTCTGATACTAGCCGTTTGGAAATTGAAGAACGTGATGCCGACCAGGGACGCCCATCTCGATTATGTCTCCGTGATTCTGTCCGTGCTTGCCTTCGGCGGATTGCTGTACGGCTTCAGCAGCGCCAGCTCGGTTGGTTGGAATGATCCCATCGTCATCGCTGCGATTGTCATCGGCTCCATATCGCTCATCATGTTCGTGATCAGGCAGCTCAGGGTCCCTGATCCGCTGCTTGATCTTCGAACCTATCGCTATCCGATGTTCGCTCTAGCTTCGGTAATTTCCATGGTCATCTCAGCGGCGATGTTCTCCGGGATGATCCTGACACCGGCCTATGTCCAGAATGTAAGGCATATTTCGCCCTTAGAATCAGGTATCTTGATGCTCCCGGGAGCGATCGTCATGGGAATCATGTCGCCGATTACCGGCCGCCTGTTCGATCGCTTCGGTCCGCGTATACTAGCTCTGACCGGACTATCCATCACAACGGTGTCCACTTACATGCTGTCACAGTTGAACCTGGAATCTTCTTATACTTATATCATGATGATCTACGCAATCCGCATGTTCGGCATGTCGATGGTGATGATGCCGATTATGACCAACGGTTTGAACCAGCTGCCCACCCGCTTGAATCCGCACGGCACAGCGATCAACAACACCGTGCAGCAAGTGGCCGGCTCTCTCGGTACGGCGATCTTCGTCTCGATCATGAACAGCCGCACGGCATCCAGCGCAGAGCAGCTCATGGCCGGTGTTGATCCGCTGACATTGACCGAGAGTACCATCGCTGCTATAGCACAGCAAGCCTTGCTGCGGGGAATCCAATACTCCTTCCTGATCGCTGCGTTCGTCACGCTCGCAGCATTGATCCTCTCTTTGTTCGTAAGACGAGTCGACGTCAGCGCAGAGGCCGTGAAGAAGCTGGAAGAGGAGGGCAGTCCGGTAGAAAGTCTGGCGAGATCTTAA
- a CDS encoding tyrosine-protein phosphatase, which translates to MLDMHCHILSGIDDGARDLKESVKMAKIAYKDGIKHIIATPHFCRSVMCEPDVQYQKIEELRHALRREGIEITITPGNEVRLESSEFVYVHEAAGDYLYLDPNKRFILLEQRWSHYNEQSEEICRWFLSRGTTPIMAHPERHDFFREQPELLVRLIDLGVWTQVTVDSLLGKNGAEAEQFAKMLIRRGQVHVLATDAHSVKRKPNLSHGIRIMQQLAGEEQVQALLTRMEIIRQSALGE; encoded by the coding sequence ATGCTGGATATGCATTGTCATATTTTAAGCGGAATAGATGACGGTGCCAGAGATCTGAAGGAATCGGTGAAGATGGCTAAGATCGCCTATAAAGATGGGATTAAACATATCATCGCTACGCCGCATTTTTGCCGTTCGGTGATGTGCGAGCCGGACGTGCAATATCAGAAAATCGAAGAACTGCGGCATGCACTGCGTCGTGAAGGGATCGAGATCACCATCACGCCGGGCAACGAGGTGCGGCTAGAAAGTTCTGAATTCGTCTATGTCCATGAAGCGGCAGGGGATTATCTGTACCTGGATCCAAACAAAAGGTTCATCCTGCTCGAGCAGCGCTGGTCGCATTATAATGAACAATCGGAAGAGATCTGCCGCTGGTTTCTCTCGCGCGGAACGACGCCGATTATGGCCCATCCGGAACGGCATGATTTCTTTCGCGAGCAGCCGGAATTGTTAGTTCGATTAATCGATCTGGGAGTATGGACGCAGGTGACCGTGGACAGCCTATTAGGCAAGAATGGTGCAGAAGCGGAGCAGTTTGCGAAGATGTTGATCCGCAGGGGCCAAGTCCATGTCCTTGCGACGGATGCCCATAGTGTGAAACGTAAACCGAATCTTTCCCATGGCATCCGAATCATGCAGCAACTCGCCGGGGAAGAGCAGGTGCAAGCGCTGCTCACGCGCATGGAGATCATCCGGCAGAGTGCGCTTGGGGAATAA
- a CDS encoding ABC transporter ATP-binding protein, translating to MGKDAGISIHLQHVTKRFAQGPAVLDQLNLTIHKGEFAAVVGRSGCGKSTLLRLIAGLDEISSGTLLRDGEPVNGIGPSTRVMFQDSRLLPWLTVLDNVKLGVQSMNKNEAEAKAREALYQVGLEERAIDWPAVLSGGQKQRAALARALVSDPRLLLLDEPLGALDAFTRIEMQRLLEELWLQRGFTALLVTHDVSEAVALADRVILIEQGTVALDLAVTLTRPRERDSGFSYFENRILDRILNPSTRGKSTSARSLQYQI from the coding sequence ATTGGCAAAGATGCTGGAATATCCATTCATCTGCAGCATGTCACCAAACGTTTTGCCCAAGGCCCTGCAGTTCTGGATCAACTCAATTTGACGATTCACAAGGGAGAATTCGCAGCCGTCGTCGGCCGCAGCGGCTGCGGCAAAAGCACCCTCCTTCGTTTGATCGCAGGGCTGGATGAGATCAGCAGCGGAACCCTCCTGCGGGATGGAGAACCTGTAAACGGCATCGGGCCTTCGACCCGGGTTATGTTTCAAGACTCGCGATTATTGCCGTGGTTGACCGTACTGGATAATGTCAAGCTTGGCGTCCAAAGCATGAACAAAAATGAAGCCGAAGCCAAAGCGCGGGAGGCGCTCTATCAAGTCGGACTCGAAGAGCGGGCTATCGACTGGCCTGCTGTCCTGTCCGGCGGTCAGAAACAGCGTGCCGCACTGGCCCGCGCCCTGGTCAGTGATCCGCGGTTGCTGCTTCTGGATGAGCCGCTGGGTGCTCTCGATGCCTTCACCCGCATCGAAATGCAGCGCCTGCTCGAAGAGTTGTGGCTGCAACGAGGCTTCACGGCCCTGCTCGTTACCCATGATGTCAGCGAAGCCGTCGCTCTAGCTGACCGCGTGATCTTGATCGAGCAAGGCACCGTCGCCCTCGATCTAGCTGTGACTCTAACCAGACCTCGTGAGAGAGACTCGGGATTTTCCTATTTTGAGAATCGAATATTGGATCGCATACTGAATCCATCAACAAGGGGGAAGAGCACATCCGCCCGCAGCTTGCAATATCAAATATAA
- a CDS encoding sulfonate ABC transporter substrate-binding protein: protein MARKSRHLTIIALAVTLLLTACGSTSGQSRTTRIKSDDEPGSLTIRIGYQKFGTMNILKADGSLDRRLLEHGIKIEWTEFPGGPQLLEALNTGSIDFGHTGEAPPIFAQAAGAPLVYLAHEPPSPASEGIIVPKDSDIASIQDLKGKKIALNKGSNVHYLLVRLLEQAGISYDEIETIYLPPADARAAFESGSIDAWVIWDPFFAAAETAADTRLLADGTGLVQNHEFYIGERTFAVKHPEIIQIILEEADKIDDWAREHRRELAEKLSPQLGIDVPSLERAAGRRAYGVQQISQEVLEEQQRVADTFRALGLIPSDIRIADAVLQDDDD from the coding sequence ATGGCAAGAAAATCCCGTCATCTAACGATCATCGCTTTGGCTGTTACCCTGTTGCTTACCGCCTGCGGAAGCACCAGCGGGCAATCCCGCACGACAAGGATCAAGTCCGATGATGAACCAGGGTCGCTTACCATCCGCATCGGATATCAGAAGTTTGGCACTATGAACATCCTGAAGGCAGACGGCTCGCTGGATCGCAGACTGCTTGAACATGGCATCAAGATCGAATGGACGGAATTCCCCGGCGGACCGCAGTTGTTGGAAGCATTGAACACAGGAAGCATCGACTTCGGACATACTGGAGAAGCGCCGCCGATCTTCGCCCAAGCCGCCGGTGCACCGCTCGTCTACCTGGCCCACGAACCGCCAAGCCCCGCGAGTGAAGGCATCATCGTACCTAAGGATTCCGATATCGCTTCAATCCAAGATCTCAAGGGCAAAAAAATCGCACTGAACAAAGGTTCTAATGTGCATTATCTGTTAGTGAGGCTGCTGGAACAGGCCGGGATTTCATACGACGAGATCGAAACGATCTATCTGCCGCCGGCAGACGCCAGGGCTGCCTTCGAGAGCGGCAGCATCGATGCGTGGGTCATCTGGGATCCGTTCTTCGCTGCCGCAGAAACGGCCGCAGACACGAGACTCCTCGCAGACGGCACCGGACTGGTGCAAAATCATGAGTTCTATATCGGGGAACGCACCTTTGCTGTGAAGCATCCCGAGATCATCCAGATCATCCTCGAAGAAGCCGACAAGATCGATGACTGGGCACGAGAGCATCGAAGGGAATTAGCAGAGAAACTGTCACCCCAACTCGGCATCGATGTCCCGTCCCTGGAACGAGCCGCAGGACGCAGAGCATACGGCGTGCAGCAGATCAGCCAAGAAGTGCTCGAGGAACAACAGCGAGTCGCCGATACATTCCGGGCACTAGGCTTGATCCCATCGGACATTCGGATCGCCGATGCCGTCTTGCAGGATGATGACGATTAA